DNA sequence from the Candidatus Planktophila sulfonica genome:
TCCATTGATCCATCATGGAACGCTCGCTCAAAGCTGGGCTCTGCGAAAGTTCAAACTTTGATGCTTCTGCATAGAGAGCATGGAATGAAATGGTGTTCCAGTAGGTAAGTAGCGTCTTTCGTACAACATCAGAGATTGCATCGTGGCCGACGCGACGTGCAGACCAAGGCGAACCGGCGGCCAACATGTACCAACGGACTGCATCTGCGCCATGTTGGTCCATGAGCGAAATTGGTTCTAGAACATTGCCGAGGTGCTTACTCATCTTGCGACCATCTTTATCCAAGATGTGGCCAAGACAGAGAACGCTCTTGTAAGAACTTTCATCGAAGACCAAAGTTCCAATAGCCATCAATGTGTAGAACCAGCCACGGGTCTGATCGATTGCTTCACAGATAAAGTCAGCTGGGTATGCAGCCTTGAACTTCTCAACTGAGCCTTCCTTATGTGGGTATCCCCACTGAGCAAATGGCATCGCACCTGAGTCATACCAACAGTCAATTACTTCAGGAACGCGATTCATAGTTGCTGAACATTCGGCACATGCAAAGGTGATGTCATCAACGAATGGGCGGTGTGGGTCCATTGCGCTGAGCTCTTGACCCGAAAGTGCACCTAGCTCTTTGAGCGAATCAACACAGACTTCATGCTTATTCTCGCAACGCCAGATGGGAAGGGGAGTACCCCAATAACGATTACGTGAAAGTGCCCAGTCAATATTGTTGGTGAGCCAATCGCCGTAGCGACCAGTCTTAATTGTCTCTGGATGCCAATCAGTCTTCTGATTTTCACGGATCAATTCATCCTTGATAGATGTGGTCCGGATATACCAAGATGGTTGTGCGTAATAGATAAGTGCTGTGTGACAACGCCAGCAGTGTGGGTATTCGTGCTCATATGGCTGATGCTTATAGAGAACGCCGCTTGCCTTTAGCTCTTTCACGAGTGGCTTATCTGCTTCTTTAAAGAACATTCCACCAACGACTGGCACATCTGAAAGGAAGGTTCCATCAGGTGCAATTGGGTTCACAACAGGTAATCCATAGGCACGACAAACCTGAAGGTCATCTGCACCGAATGCAGGGGATTGGTGAACAAGCCCTGTTCCATCTTCAGTGGTGACATAGGTAGCCAAGACAATGAAATGTGAATCCGGAATTTCAAGGTAATCAAATGGGCGCTTATAGGTGGTGCGCTCTAAATCCTTACCCTTAATAGTCTTCAGGATTTCATGATCTCCAGCGACCTTGGAAAGTAGAGGCTGTGCAACAACGAGAATTTCACTTACCTCTTCAACAGTTGCCTTCACCACTACATAATCAACATCTGGGTGGACTGCGACAGCGGTATTAGAGACAAGTGTCCACGGAGTTGTAGTCCATACTAAGAATGAAGCGCCAAGTTCTGCGAGTTCCCCTGATGTTGCAGGAAAGCGAACGAAGACTGATGGGTCGGTAACGGTTTCATATCCTTGCGAAAGTTCGTGATCGGAAAGACCTGTTCCACAACGAGGGCAATATGGTGCAACGCGATGGTCTTGAACAAGCAGACCTTTCTTCCAAATTTCCTTAAGGCTCCACCAAACGCTCTCGACATATTCCGGAGCCATCGTCCAGTAAGCCTGATCGAAATCAACCCAGAAGCCCATTCGCTCTGTCATGGTGGTAAATGCATCGACATGTCGGGTTACAGATTCACGACACTTATCGTTAAAGGGTGCGATTCCAAACTTTTCAATATCGCCCTTGCCGGAAAAACCTAACTCTTTCTCAACAGCAATTTCTACAGGTAGTCCGTGGCAATCCCATCCAGCTTTACGAGTGACGTACTTACCCTTCATTGTTTGGTAACGAGGAAAGACATCTTTAAAGACGCGCGCTTCAATGTGGTGAGTGCCAGGCATTCCGTTAGCGGTAGGAGGGCCTTCATAAAATGTCCAAGGAGTTCCATTGGCACGTGATTGCATGCTCTTCTGGAAAATCTCATTCTCGCGCCAGAAATCTAGAATCGAGTGTTCCATTGCTGGAAGGTCGATCGCCGCTGGGATTGCGCGAAATGGTGATGACATAAAAAATCCTCCAAGAAGTTAAGAACTTCTGGAGGGACGAAATCTGGCGACTTCGCGGTACCACCCGCCTTGTAGCTTCAGCCGTGATGCTGGAGATACCTCTTTATTACTTACATCCGGCTGGTTCTACCCCGCTCATGTGGCGGATCTTCCAGCGTGCTCCGAAGGTGATGGCCTCATCAACGCACTTTTCCTGCAAGGTCTTGCTCGCAAAGTCTAAACCATGCGTGGCAAAGTTGGTTACGAGGGGAAAAACGCATAAGGTGCGCGGCGTGCCAGGAAAAAAGATTGTGAAGAAGGCGGCTAAAAAAGCCCCTGCCAAGAAAGCGCCTGCAAAAAAGGTCGCTAAGAAGGCTCCTGCGAAGAAAGTTGCAGCGAAGAAGGTTGCAAAGAAAGCACCTGCTAAGAAGGCTGCGGTCAAGAAGGCTCCTGCAAAGAAGGCGCCAGCTCCTAAAACTTCTGTGGCAAAGTCACCAGGTCGCCCATTCCCATCAAAGATTGGTAAGACAACTCTTACCGTAGATGAAAAATCTCAGACAGTTTCTGTGGCAACAGTTGTTGCACCCACTGCAGCTCCTGTTGTTGAAGAGCGCCGCTTAGTAATGCCACCTCCTCCGCGTCCCGTAAAGAGCGGAAAGAAAGTTGCACCATTGAAGCCAATTAAGGCAGCTCCTACTCCTGTTACTGCAGCTGAAGGTGAAGCTCCTTGGACTGCTGCAGAGCTCAAGACAATTCGTGCTGATATTGCAAAAGATCTCGAACGTCTTCGCCACGAGCTCGCACTCGTCGAAGCAGAGATGGATGACCTCATCGCAGATTCTGGTGAAGGCGCTGGCGATGATCAAGCTGATTCTGGAACAAAGACTTTCGAACGCGAGCATGAAATGTCACTCGTGATTAATGCTCGCGACATGGTGTTGCAGACAGAACGCGCTCTCGAGCGAATCGATGCAAAGTCATATGGATATTGCGAAGATTGCGGTTCTGCAATTGGTAAGGCACGACTACAAGTATTTCCTCGCGCTACTTTGTGCATGATCTGCAAGCAGAAGGAAGAGCGCCGCTAACGTGCGCCGATTGTTCGCAATCGCGTGGACTATCTGGCTCTTCGATTTTGTAACAAAGACCTGGGCGCTCTCCACATTCTCAGCATCTCCTAAGCCAGTAATTGGATCTCTTCTGCAATTCACACTCATTAGGAATTCCGGCGCAGCATTTAGCCTGGCAACAGGATTTACGATTCTCTTCTCACTTCTTGCCTTAGCTGTTGTCGTGACGGTTATTTCCTATGCCTCACGAATTACATCCCAAGGTTGGCAATGGACAGCAGGGCTCTTGCTAGGTGGAGTTCTCGGCAATCTGACTGATCGAATCTTTCGCGAACCATCATTTCTCAATGGACATGTGATTGATTGGATTCAGATTCCTAATTGGCCGGTCTTCAATATTGCAGATATGGCGATATCAACAGCTGCGGCGATTGCATTTGTGCTGACGATGCGAAATATCCCTCCCATTACACGGGTAAGGTAGCCACATATGACAAGAGATTTACGACAGTTAACAGTTCCCGAAGGCGTCGCAGGGGAACGCATTGATAGCGCGCTGACTCGCGTTTTAGGCCTATCGCGCACAACAATCGTCAAACTTCTTGAAGATGGTGATATCACCACAGGCAATCAAGCGATGCAGAAATCAGATCGCGTTGCAGCAGGACAAGTTATTGAAGTGCTGATGCCAGCGCCTCTCAACCAAGATCCCATTCCTCTCACTCCGCTCGAAGGTCTGACCGTTGTCTATAACGATGATGACATCGTCGTGATTGATAAGCCGGTTGGATGCGCTGCCCACCCAAGTCCAGGATGGATGGGGCCAACTGTTGTGGGTGCCCTGATGGCTGCGGGTTACACAATTTCTACTTCAGGTCCTGCTGAACGTGCCGGCGTTGTACATCGCCTCGATGCCGGAACTTCTGGCCTCATGATTATTGCAAAGACAGAAGCGGCGTATCTCAAACTCAAAGAGATGTTCCGCGAGCATGAAGTCGAAAAGACATATCACGCACTTGTACAAGGACATATGGATCCATCAACTGGAACAATCGATGCGCCTATTGATCGCCACCCAAAGGAAGATCATCGCTTTGCAGTTGTAGCAACAGGTAAAGAGAGCATCACCCATTACGAAGTCATCGAGTATTACCGCTCTGTCTCATTGGTGAAGGTCGAACTCGAAACCGGACGCACTCATCAAATTCGTGTGCACTTCTCTGCACTCGGTCATCCACTCGTGGGGGACACTACATATGGCGCAGATCCTGTCCTCGGTAAGAAAATGAAGATGTCTCGACCTTGGCTTCACGCTCTTGAACTGCGCTTCAACCACCCTACGAATGGAAACCCGCTCGTGTTAACCGCGCCATACCCAGCCGACCTTCAGGCTTCTCTGGCGTTGCTATCCGAAGCAGTTCTGCCTTAGGCGCTAATGTTGCGCCACCATGTCATCTGAAGATTTTTCAGCTTCACGGGCATCGACGCAAGACTCGTTTGTACATCTTCATGTGCATACCGAGTACTCGATGCTCGATGGTGCCGCGCGCGTTGGAGATCTCGTTAATGAGGTAGCCCGCCAAGAAATGCCGGCAATCGCCATGACAGATCACGGAAATGTCTTCGGCGCATTTGATTTTTATAAACAAGCAACGAAAGCTGGCGTCAAACCAATTATTGGTATTGAAGCCTACGTTGCACCTGAATCTCGTTTTGATAAGAAGCGCGTGCAGTGGGCCGATGGTGGCGAAGATGACGTATCAGGTGGCGGCGCATATACGCACATGACCATCCTGGCTGAAAACAATCAAGGGCTCGCAAACTTATTCCGACTATCTTCTCTTGCATCCCTCGAAGGTTATTACTACAAGCCTCGTATGGACCGCGAACTCATCTCTCGCTACGCCGATGGCCTGATTGCAACAACAGGTTGCCCGGGCGGAGAAATCCAAACTCGTCTTCGTATGGGTAATTACAAAGAGGCGTTACGTGCAGCAAGTGATTACCGAGACATCTTTGGCGCCAACAACTTCTTCCTCGAAGTCATGGACCACCAAATCGATATTGAATCTCGCGTAAAGGCGGATCTTCTTAAACTTGGTAAAGAACTTAAACTTCCGTTGCTCGCCACAAATGATCTTCACTACACACGCCATGAAGATGCAGCAGCGCACGAAGCACTTCTCTGCGTGCAATCAGGATCAACTCTTGCCGACCCCAAGCGGTTTAAATTCGATAACGATGAGTTCTATCTCAAGACTCCCGCACAGATGCGCGAGCTCTTTAAAGATATTCCTGAATCCTGCGACAACACTCTTCTCATCGCCGAACGCTGCAACGTCAAATTACGCGAGAACGAAAACTTGCTTCCCGCATTCGAAGTTCCCAAAGGCGAAACTGAAGATACGTGGCTTCGTAAAGAATCAGTCCGCGGTCTCATCGAAAAACTTGGCGAGAAAGCAACCGAGGAATATCGCACTCGCTTGCAATACGAACTCGATGTCATGGCGAAGATGGGATTCCCGGGTTACTTCCTCGTTGTGGCAGACCTTGTTGGACATGCAAAGAAAGTTGGCATTCGCGTAGGCCCTGGTCGTGGATCTGCAGCAGGTTCACTCGTTGCATATGCACTTGGCATCACAGGTCTTGATCCCATCGAACATGGACTTTTGTTTGAGCGATTCCTTAATCCAGAACGTATCTCGATGCCTGATATCGATCTCGACTTCGACGAACGTCGTCGCTCAGAGATGATCCGTTATGCAACTGAAAAGTATGGCGAAGATCGCGTAGCTCAGATCATCACCTACGGAACTATTAAATCTAAGCAGTCACTTAAAGATGCAACTCGCGTTCTTGGTTATCCCTATGCAATCGGTGAAAAACTCACTAAGGCTCTTCCACCTTCAGTTATGGGCAAAGACATCACGCTCTCCGGTGTATTCGACTCTAAAGATGCGCGCCATGGCGAAGCAGGCGAATTCCGTCAACTCTACGAGACAGATCCTGATTCAAAGCGCGTCGTTGATTTAGCAAAGGGCCTTGAAGGTCTAAAGCGTCAGTGGGGAGTGCACGCAGCGGGCGTAATTCTCTCTCGCGAACCTTTGCTCGATGTTATTCCTATCCATCGTCGTGAAGCAGATGGCGCAATCATCACCCAGTTCGATATGGGTGCTTGCGAATCTACTGGGCTTCTCAAGATGGACTTCCTCGGCCTTCGAAACCTTTCTGTTCTCGATGATGCACTTCTTAATATCAAAGCGAATCAAAATATCGATGTAGTTCTTGAAGATTTACCACTGAGCGATCAGAAGACATTCGAACTTCTTTCACGTGGAGATACCTTGGGTGTATTCCAGCTCGACGGCGGGCCGATGCGCGCACTTCTTCGCAGTATGGCACCTGATTCATTTGCCGATATCTCTGCGGTGATCGCCCTGTATCGCCCAGGACCAATGGGCGAGAACGCACACAATAACTATGCCGATCGCAAGAACGGTCGCAAACCTGTCGAGCCAATTCACCCTGAACTTTCTGAGCCACTTCAAGAAATTCTCGGTGACACCTACGGTCTCATTGTTTATCAAGAGCAAGTAATGGCGATCGCCCAGAAAGTTGCTGGCTTTACTCTCGGCCGCGCAGATCTCTTGCGTAAGGCGATGGGTAAGAAGAATAAAGAGATCCTTGATAAGGAGTACATCCCATTCGAAGCTGGCATGAAGGAGAACGGTTTCTCAGTTAGCGCAATTAAGCGCCTCTGGGAAGTTCTGATTCCGTTCTCAGATTACGCATTTAACCGCGCACATAGCGCCGGTTACGGTGTTGTCTCCTTCTGGACCGCCTACCTCAAAGCGAATTATCCAACTGAGTACATGGCAGCACTTCTCACCAGTGTGCGCGATGATAAAGATAAGTCTGCGCTCTATCTCTCCGAGTGCCGTCGTATGGGAATCAAGGTTCTTCCACCCGATGTCAACGAATCAGATGCCGAATACACCCCTCGTGGAAAAGATATTCGCTTCGGCCTTGCTGCAATTCGTAACGTAGGAGAAGGCGTTGTTGCATCCGTAAAGGCTGCTCGAGAAAGCAAGGGAGCATTCGCATCCTTTGGAGATTTCCTCGCAAAAGTCGATGCCAACGTCTGCAACAAGAAGACCATCGAATCTCTCATCAAAGCAGGAGCATTCGATTCTCTGCAGCATCCTCGTAAGGGGCTGATGGCAATCCACCTCGAAGCTATTGATTCAGTGATTGAAACAAAGCGCGCTGAGGCCATCGGGCAGTTCGATCTCTTCGGTGGAGATTCGATTACACAAGTTGCAGGTCTTGATATTGAGATCCCAACAACCGAGTGGGATAAATCAACGCTCCTTACCTTCGAACGCGAAATGTTAGGTCTCTATGTTTCAGACCATCCACTCTTAGGTGTTGAACACGTTCTTCGTTCACATACAGATATGTCGATCAGCCAGCTCCTCGATGATGGTCCACAAGATGGCATGGTCACTATTGGCGGGCTAATCACTGGCATTCAGCGAAAAGTTTCACGACAAGGCGCATCGTGGGCTGTCGTTAACGTTGAAGACCTGGAAGGCGCTATCGAAGTTCTCTTCTTTTCTAATACCTATAACCAATACGCGCTCTCACTCACCGAAGATCGCGTGGTTGTTGTCCGCGGGCGATTCTCACGCACCGATGAACAAGTTCGATTTACCGCTCTTGAAATGAAGATGCCAGATATTTCTGCAGCTCCTACAGGACCTCTACTTATCTCTTTGCCAGCGGCTCAAGTAACTCCACCGATTGTGGAACGAATGAAAGAGATTCTTCGCTCACATCCAGGAAAACGTGAAGTTCATCTGCAAGTCATCGATCAACAGAAATCAACGACTCTTAAAATTGACGCGCTAGTAACTTCATCGCCAAGTTTGAGCGCAGATCTCAAGGCAATTCTTGGGTCAGACTGTCTCATCAGGATTTAAAGGGTCTTCGCCCTCTCGCTACACAAAGTAGAATCGCGCTGTGATTCGCACCGTTGACCTCCGTGGAAAGTCTCTCGACAAAGCTGGCTATCAAGCCGAGCTTCCACGTGCACAGCTCGATGTTGCCCAAGCGATGGTTCTCATTGAACCCATTCTTCGTCGCGTTCAGCACGGAAACGAATCAGATCTGATTGCTCTCGCTCAAGAGTTTGATGGAGTAACGCCTGCTTCAATCCGAGTTCCACAATCGGCATTGGATCAAGCGCTAGCTCAATTAGATCCTGCAATTCGTAGCGCACTCGAAGAATCTGCTTCACGTATTCGTAAAGTCCATAACGATCAAGTTCGCGGTGAAACCCGAACAACAGTTGTCGATGGCGGAACTGTTACTGAGAAGTGGGTCCCCGTAGATCGAGTTGGTCTCTACGTCCCAGGTGGTCGCGCGGTCTATCCAAGTAGCGTCATGATGAATGTGATTCCCGCGCAGATTGCACAGGTACAGAGCATCGCAGTTGCATCTCCGCCACAGAAGGAATTTGGCGGACTTCCGCACCCAACAATCCTTGCAACTTGCGCACTCCTTGGAGTCACTGAGGTTTACGCAGTTGGGGGAGCGCAAGCAATTGCACTCTTTGGTTATGGAATGAAGGGCGTGGCACAGAAGTGTGACCTCGTGACTGGTCCTGGAAATATTTATGTGGCAGCAGCAAAGCGGGCGTTGCGTGGAATAATCGGTATCGATTCAGAAGCGGGCCCAACAGAGATCGCAATTCTTGCCGATGAGAGTGCAATCGCTGCAGATGTCGCAGCTGACCTCATTAGCCAAGCCGAACACGATGTGATTGCAGCAGCAGTCCTTGTCACAACTTCAACTCAGCTTGCGAAAGATGTTGAAGTTGAACTTGAGAAGCGAGTTGCGGCCACTAAGCACTCCGAACGTATTCGCACTGCGCTTACTGGAATCCAATCAGCAATCGTCTTGGTGGATTCAGTTGAACAAGGTCTCGATGTTGTAAATGCTTATGCAGCGGAGCACCTCGAAATTCAGACCAAGAATGCTGCGCGCGATGCTGCACAGATTCGCAATGCTGGTGCAGTTTTCATTGGTCGCTTCTCGCCAGTTTCACTCGGAGATTATTCAGCTGGTTCAAACCACGTTCTACCTACCGGTGGATGTGCCTGTCACAGCAGTGGCCTCTCTGTACAAACTTTCTTGCGCGGACTTCACTTCATTGAGTATGACCAGAAAGCATTTACCGACATTCTCGATACCGTCGTCACTCTTGCAAACTCTGAAGATCTTCCTGCTCACGGTGAAGCAATGACCGCTCGTTTGGAAAATCTATGAACCAGTGGCCAGCGTGGCTTCCACTTCGCCAAAATCTTCGCGAACTCTCACCGTACGGGGCGCCGCAACTTCCAGCAGATGCTGTGATGAATACCAATGAGAACCCATATGCGCCTTCGCCCGCTCTTGCAAAGGCGATTGCTGATCGAGTCTCAGAAGTAGCGCTCACTCTCAATCGTTACCCAGATCGCGATGCAGTTGTTCTGCGCACCAAGCTTGCAGGGTTCATCAACGGGCTATCTGGAACGGATTTCGATGCAAAGAATCTATGGGCTGCCAATGGCAGCAATGAGATTATCCAGTCTCTCTTTATGGCATTCGGAGGCGGCACCGCTCTCGGTTTTACCCCTTCTTATTCAATGCACCCATTGATTGCCAAGGTAACTCAAGTGCAGTGGCTCAATGGAAGTCGCCGCGAAGATTTCAGTCTCGATATCGACTCTGCAATTTCACAGATTCAGCGCGATAAGCCAACGCTCACTTTCATTACAACACCGAACAACCCAACAGGTTCTGCAGTCACTGTCGATGAAATCGAGAAGATTGCACGTCTCACCTCAGGGCTATTGGTAGTCGATGAGGCTTACGCAGAATTTTCTGAAGAGACCTCAGCGGTAACGCTCATCAAGAAGTATCCGCACGTTGTTGTTATTCGCACCATGAGTAAGGCCTTTGCTTTTGCAGGGGTTCGCCTTGGTTATCTGGTTGCAGACCCTGCAGTCATCGATGCCATGTTCCTTGTTCGCTTGCCGTATCACCTCAGCGCACTCACGCAGGCAGCTGGTGAAGTTGCACTCGATTACAAAGATGAGTTGCTTGGCACCGTTGCTCAACTTCGCACCGATCGTGATCGCGTTGCAGCTCAACTCACTGAAATGGGCCTGAACGTCATTCCAAGCGCATCCAACTTCCTTCTCTTCTCAGGATTCGATATGCCATCGGCGCAGCTCTGGCAGGCGATGCTCGATAGGGGAGTTCTCATCAGAGATGTGGGATTATTGGGTTACTTAAGAGTCACCATTGGCAATGAGGCCGAAAACACCAAATTTATTACAACGCTATCGGCATGCCTGGGAGAAAAATGAGCAGAACATCACGAGTCGAACGCACAACTAAAGAGTCAAGCGTTCTTGTAGAACTCAATCTCGATGGAACTGGCGAGATCTCAGTAGATACTGGCGTCCCATTCTTTGATCACATGCTCAGTCAACTGGGTAAGCACTCTGGCTTTAACCTTACGGTAAAGACAACAGGTGATGTCGATGTCGATTCACACCACACTGTTGAAGATACTTCCCTCGCATTTGGCCAAGCACTTCGCGAAGCACTTGGTGATAAGGCAGGCATTCGCCGCTTTGGCGATGCGATGGTGCCACTTGATGAAGTTCTCGTGCAGGCAGCTGTCGATCTTTCTGGTCGTCCATATCTTGTCCATCGTCAACCTGAAATCGTCGAACTCATCGGAACATTTGATACAACTCTCGGAAAGCACATCTGGGAATCCATCGTTGCTGAAGCGCGCATCGCACTCCACGTGCGAGTTCTCGAAGGCCGTAATGCTCACCACGTCTTTGAAGCGCAGTTCAAAGCTGTTGCGCGTGCACTTCGTGATGCGGTTGCACTCGATGGACGCGTTGCGGGTATTCCTTCTACAAAGGGCTCTCTCTAACGTTCGTGATTGCAATTCTCGATTATGGATCTGGCAATCTACGTTCAGCGCAGCGTGCATTTGAAACTTCTGGCAAAGAGGTAGTGCTGACATCTGATTACGAAGTTGCACTGAAAGCCGATGGTCTCGTAGTTCCTGGCGTGGGTGCATTCGCTGCCTGCATGCAAGGACTTGCCGGTGTTCGCGGAGATCAACTTGTTCGCGAGCGAATTTCCTTAAAGCGTCCTACTTTAGGTATCTGCGTTGGTATGCAGATTCTCTTTGCACGTGGCGTCGAACATGGCAACCATGAAGGCGTTGGCGTCTGGGATGCAACGGTAGAAAAACTTGAAGCACCGATTTTGCCTCACATGGGCTGGAACACCGTTTCTGCCCCAGGCGGAAGTTCACTCTTTAAAGGCGTTGAAAATGAATCGTTCTACTTCGTTCATTCGTACGCAGTAAAGAAGAAGGTGGGTGCAATCGCGACGATGGCGCACCACGGTGAAGATTTCCTGGCAGCAGTTGAAGATGGAGTTATTGCGGCGACGCAATTTCATCCAGAAAAATCCGGAGATGCAGGACTACATCTGATTAAGAATTGGACGGACTCACTATGAGCTACCTCGAACTTTTACCTGCTGTCGATGTTAAAGATGGACGCGCTGTTCGCCTCGTTCAAGGCGAACTTGATGCTGAAACCGCATATGGAAACCCACTTGAAGTTGCCCTCGAATTCCAAGCAGCTGGCGCTGAATGGCTCCACCTTGTTGATCTCGATGCAGCATTTGGTCGTGGAGAAAATAGCGCACTGCTTGCTGAGGTAGTGGGAAAACTTGATATCAAAGTCGAGCTCTCTGGTGGAATTCGCGATGACGAATCACTTCGTCGCGCACTTGCAACTGGTTGCATTCGTGTAAACCTAGGTACTGCTGCGCTTGAAAATCCCGAATGGACTGCGCGCGTTATCGCAGAACATGGAGATCGCATCGCAGTGGGCCTAGATGTTCGCGGACATGTTCTTGCAGCTCGCGGCTGGACTAAAGAAGGCGGCGACCTCTTTGAAACCATAGAACGCCTTGAGCGCGATGGTTGTTCCCGTTATGTAGTTACAGATGTAACGAAAGATGGCACTCTTAAAGGACCAAACCTAGAATTACTTCAAGAAGTCTGCGCAGTCACCAAAAAACCAGTTGTTGCATCTGGTGGTATTTCTTCCCTTGATGACATTGCAGCCCTTGCTTCCCTTAACGCAATCGGTGTTGAAGGCGCAATCGTTGGTAAAGCTCTCTATGCCGGCGCATTCACACTCGAAGAAGCTTTAGAGCTCACACGTCGATGACACTATCTGTTCGCATCATTCCTTGCCTCGACGTCACCGACGGTCGAGTTGTAAAGGGCGTTAACTTCACCGACCTTGTTGATGCTGGAGACCCCGTTGAGATGGCTTCGCTCTACGGACGAGAAGGTGCAGATGAACTTACCTTTCTTGATATCTCAGCAAGTGTCGCAGGTCGTGAAACAACTCTTGATGTAGTTCGCAAAACTGCCGAACAAGTATTTATCCCGCTCACAGTAGGCGGTGGAATTCGCACAGTCGAAGATGTGGATCGCTTACTTCGCGCAGGCGCTGACAAAGTTTCAATCAATACCGCAGCTCTTGCTCGCCCTGAATTAATCGCCGAAATTGCAGATCGCTTCGGTTCACAAGTATTGGTGCTTTCTGTTGATGCGCGTCGCGCACGTACCGATTCAGGTTTTGAAGTGACAACACATGGCGGCCGCGAGTCCGCGGGCGTTGATGCACTCGCCTGGGTAGAAAAAGCCTGCGCACTTGGCGTTGGTGAAATCCTTCTCAACTCTATGGATGCTGACGGCACTCGCGCCGGATATGACATCGGAATGATTACCGCCGTCCGCGCTGTCTCAAAGGTTCCGCTGATAGCCAGTGGCGGTGCCGGCACTCTCGAAGATTTCGCATCAGCGCTCGATGCTGGAGCTGATGCACTCCTCGCAGCCAGCGTCTTTCACTTCGGAATTCACCGCATTGGCGATGTGAAGAAGTACCTTTCTGGTCATAATTATTCAGTGCGCAATGCGCATACGGTCTAAGGCAGAATACGCATATGAGCACAGAACTGAGTCCAGAGATTTCTGCGCTCCTCAAAGATCCCTCAGCTCTTATTCCAGCTATTGCTCAAGATATTCACTCAGGTGAAGTCTTAATGCTCGCCTACGTCAATGCGCAATCACTTGCTGCAACTCTTGCCACAGGGCGCGCAACATATTGGTCACGTAGCCGTAATGAACTCTGGGAAAAGGGCGCCACTTCTGGCCATACCCAACTTGTTCACTCCATCGCTCTTGATTGCGACGGAGACGCTCTTCTATTTAAGGTTGAACAAACCGGGGCTGCTTGCCACACAGGCGATCGCACCTGCTTCCATAGAAATATCGAGATTGCGCGATGAAGCTTGAAGAATTTCGCGAATACGCGAAGAACAACAACGTCATCCCCGTTTATCGCAAACTCCTAGGCGATGGCGAAACCCCGCTCAATATTTATAAGAAGCTTGCCAAGAACTTGCCCGGAACTTTTCTTTTGGAATCTGCCGAGCATGGGGGAGTCTGGTCTCGTTACTCATTTATCGGTGCACATAGCCAGACAACGTTGACTGAAAAAGATGGCGTAGCGGTATGGCTTGGAAAACCAC
Encoded proteins:
- the dnaE gene encoding DNA polymerase III subunit alpha, giving the protein MSSEDFSASRASTQDSFVHLHVHTEYSMLDGAARVGDLVNEVARQEMPAIAMTDHGNVFGAFDFYKQATKAGVKPIIGIEAYVAPESRFDKKRVQWADGGEDDVSGGGAYTHMTILAENNQGLANLFRLSSLASLEGYYYKPRMDRELISRYADGLIATTGCPGGEIQTRLRMGNYKEALRAASDYRDIFGANNFFLEVMDHQIDIESRVKADLLKLGKELKLPLLATNDLHYTRHEDAAAHEALLCVQSGSTLADPKRFKFDNDEFYLKTPAQMRELFKDIPESCDNTLLIAERCNVKLRENENLLPAFEVPKGETEDTWLRKESVRGLIEKLGEKATEEYRTRLQYELDVMAKMGFPGYFLVVADLVGHAKKVGIRVGPGRGSAAGSLVAYALGITGLDPIEHGLLFERFLNPERISMPDIDLDFDERRRSEMIRYATEKYGEDRVAQIITYGTIKSKQSLKDATRVLGYPYAIGEKLTKALPPSVMGKDITLSGVFDSKDARHGEAGEFRQLYETDPDSKRVVDLAKGLEGLKRQWGVHAAGVILSREPLLDVIPIHRREADGAIITQFDMGACESTGLLKMDFLGLRNLSVLDDALLNIKANQNIDVVLEDLPLSDQKTFELLSRGDTLGVFQLDGGPMRALLRSMAPDSFADISAVIALYRPGPMGENAHNNYADRKNGRKPVEPIHPELSEPLQEILGDTYGLIVYQEQVMAIAQKVAGFTLGRADLLRKAMGKKNKEILDKEYIPFEAGMKENGFSVSAIKRLWEVLIPFSDYAFNRAHSAGYGVVSFWTAYLKANYPTEYMAALLTSVRDDKDKSALYLSECRRMGIKVLPPDVNESDAEYTPRGKDIRFGLAAIRNVGEGVVASVKAARESKGAFASFGDFLAKVDANVCNKKTIESLIKAGAFDSLQHPRKGLMAIHLEAIDSVIETKRAEAIGQFDLFGGDSITQVAGLDIEIPTTEWDKSTLLTFEREMLGLYVSDHPLLGVEHVLRSHTDMSISQLLDDGPQDGMVTIGGLITGIQRKVSRQGASWAVVNVEDLEGAIEVLFFSNTYNQYALSLTEDRVVVVRGRFSRTDEQVRFTALEMKMPDISAAPTGPLLISLPAAQVTPPIVERMKEILRSHPGKREVHLQVIDQQKSTTLKIDALVTSSPSLSADLKAILGSDCLIRI
- the hisD gene encoding histidinol dehydrogenase codes for the protein MIRTVDLRGKSLDKAGYQAELPRAQLDVAQAMVLIEPILRRVQHGNESDLIALAQEFDGVTPASIRVPQSALDQALAQLDPAIRSALEESASRIRKVHNDQVRGETRTTVVDGGTVTEKWVPVDRVGLYVPGGRAVYPSSVMMNVIPAQIAQVQSIAVASPPQKEFGGLPHPTILATCALLGVTEVYAVGGAQAIALFGYGMKGVAQKCDLVTGPGNIYVAAAKRALRGIIGIDSEAGPTEIAILADESAIAADVAADLISQAEHDVIAAAVLVTTSTQLAKDVEVELEKRVAATKHSERIRTALTGIQSAIVLVDSVEQGLDVVNAYAAEHLEIQTKNAARDAAQIRNAGAVFIGRFSPVSLGDYSAGSNHVLPTGGCACHSSGLSVQTFLRGLHFIEYDQKAFTDILDTVVTLANSEDLPAHGEAMTARLENL
- a CDS encoding histidinol-phosphate transaminase, with translation MNQWPAWLPLRQNLRELSPYGAPQLPADAVMNTNENPYAPSPALAKAIADRVSEVALTLNRYPDRDAVVLRTKLAGFINGLSGTDFDAKNLWAANGSNEIIQSLFMAFGGGTALGFTPSYSMHPLIAKVTQVQWLNGSRREDFSLDIDSAISQIQRDKPTLTFITTPNNPTGSAVTVDEIEKIARLTSGLLVVDEAYAEFSEETSAVTLIKKYPHVVVIRTMSKAFAFAGVRLGYLVADPAVIDAMFLVRLPYHLSALTQAAGEVALDYKDELLGTVAQLRTDRDRVAAQLTEMGLNVIPSASNFLLFSGFDMPSAQLWQAMLDRGVLIRDVGLLGYLRVTIGNEAENTKFITTLSACLGEK